One genomic segment of Epinephelus fuscoguttatus linkage group LG19, E.fuscoguttatus.final_Chr_v1 includes these proteins:
- the LOC125880016 gene encoding telethonin, giving the protein MKPICSIMEKSNGVVVGAELTCSVREENKAHRESYSADWQSVSLKTRPQERQTMNMNDDSRRETLSRQWQARSLKQNCPSGVFRVGTVETGVREHQLLPKRKSLPLPIFTPAELGVRLGRGAPHTEEDLQLFPTPDGVCPSKRTVDEITRDLPPVKPTLMEFVKAPKALGRSMSQEAQRG; this is encoded by the exons ATGAAGCCAATCTGTTCCATCATGGAGAAGAGTAACGGCGTGGTGGTGGGAGCTGAGCTGACCTGTAGTGTACGAGAGGAGAACAAGGCTCACAGGGAGAGCTACAGTGCTGACTGGCAAAGTGTCAGTCTCAAGACTCGACCTCAGGAAAG GCAGACGATGAACATGAACGATGACTCTCGCAGGGAGACTCTGTCCCGGCAGTGGCAGGCCCGTTCGCTCAAACAGAACTGCCCCTCCGGTGTCTTCAGAGTGGGCACCGTGGAAACAGGAGTGAGGGAGCACCAGCTGCTGCCAAAGCGAAAATCCCTCCCCCTGCCCATATTCACCCCCGCAGAGCTGGGCGTCAGGCTCGGACGTGGGGCCCCGCACACTGAGGAAGATCTGCAGCTCTTCCCCACCCCAGACGGAGTGTGTCCCAGCAAGAGAACCGTGGACGAGATCACAAGAGACCTCCCCCCAGTCAAGCCAACCCTCATGGAGTTCGTCAAAGCACCCAAAGCACTGGGGCGCTCCATGTCTCAAGAGGCCCAGAGagggtga
- the LOC125879688 gene encoding proline-rich protein 29-like — MAWTEDIYPHFEPYDPHGFQIFPASQQPTTILQQLPATVMPPGSAPSIRPGGHVKEDTVELMMIQNAQMHQVIMNNMTMSALGSLRYASPLSGPEAPRDLVIIQENEDDPEIYHHYYQPAPYLSYPAWLLPQATLVCQDLDKPTSSPPHRDRPAPPPSSTGTAGAHVTPAAENNSAAEAGAEKKRE, encoded by the exons ATGGCGTGGACAGAAGATATTTATCCACACTTTGAGCCGTATGATCCCCATGGTTTTCAGATATTTCCT GCTTCTCAGCAACCCACCACTATCCTGCAGCAGCTCCCAGCGACCGTGATGCCTCCTGGCTCTGCTCCTTCCATTAGGCCTGGTGGTCACGTCAAGGAGG ACACTGTAGAGCTGATGATGATCCAGAATGCCCAGATGCACCAGGTCATCATGAATAACATGACCATGTCTGCTCTCGGGTCGCTCAGATACGCCAGCCCTCTGTCGGGGCCTGAG GCTCCCAGAGATCTGGTTATAATTCAAGAGAATGAGGATGACCCAGAGATATACCACCACTATTACCAGCCTGCCCCTTACCTGTCCTACCCTGCATGGCTGCTGCCTCAGGCCACACTGGTCTGCCAAGACCTCGACAAACCCACCTCCTCTCCGccacacagagacag GCCTGCTCCCCCGCCCAGCAGCACTGGGACTGCGGGAGCCCACGTCACACCTGCGGCAG agAACAACAGCGCTGCCGAggcaggagcagagaagaagagagagtga